The genomic interval TCGGGCGCCAGGCTGACAGAATCACTCTGGGCGAAGTCATTCGGGTGCTCGACGGGCGCCTGGCCCCCGTCAGCTGCCTGAGCCAGATCGACTACGAGCCGTGTTCTTGTCCGGACGAGAAATCTTGCCTGCTGCGCCTGGCCATGTCCGAAGTCCGCCAAGCGATCGTCGACGTCGTCGACCACACCTCGCTGGCGGATGTCACCAACGGCAAAGCGCGCCGCGGCAAGCGCTAGGGTTCCGCCAGCCCGACTCGTTCTCCCAGGAGGTGCACTC from Anaerolineales bacterium carries:
- a CDS encoding Rrf2 family transcriptional regulator, giving the protein MNLSKRSEYGLRALFDLAAQTAAQPVPLRDLAERNHLPGKFLEQIFLSLRNAGIVHGQTGPGGGYTLGRQADRITLGEVIRVLDGRLAPVSCLSQIDYEPCSCPDEKSCLLRLAMSEVRQAIVDVVDHTSLADVTNGKARRGKR